From Candidatus Poribacteria bacterium:
GATAGATGCCTGTTGGGCGAAATAGAAGCCGAGTCGATACCCACCGAACCGAATCTTATCGAGTTGCTCTACGAATACGATTGAGCATAGGTACGAGGTGATAAACCAGATACTCAATAGAATCGCAAGATATTGCAGGTTTTTCCGCCAATATGCCTTATTTTTCGCTGATGTATCCATAAATTGTCCTCCAATGGTTGGTGCGTCATGATATTACATAGTATCAGGAATTTCCGTCTCTGTCAATAGTTCTCAGGAAACATCAATCGCTCGACATGCTCTATCAGGATGTGCAATACCTTAATGTGGATTTCTTGGATGCGGTCTGCAGTATTGCCGGGGGCAATGAGGTAAATATCGCAGTGGTGTTTGAGTTCGCCGCCATCTCTACCGAGTAATCCAAACACTTGTATTCCGCGCTGCTTTGCTGTCTCGGCTGCCCGAATAACATTCGCGGAATTTCCGCTTGTTGAGAGGACTATCAGTAAATCACCGGGGTGTCCGAGTGCCGATAGTGGACGTGCGAAGACCTCTGTGAACCCAAAGTCGTTCGCTGTACAGGTGATATGTCCGGCATCACTGAGGGCAATTGCTGGCAGCGGTCTCCGATTGTCTCGAAATTTCCCAGTGCATTCTTCAGCGAAGTGCATCGCGTCACACAGGCTTCCGCCATTTCCGCACGTGAAGATTTTACCTTGCCGTTCAAATACGTCTTGCATCATTTCTGCTGTCTTCGCGATGGTTGCAATATTTTCAGGGTTTTGTATAAACCGATTCAGCACTTCCTGTGCTTCCAACAACGCATCGCGGATGGTATCCAAAATGTCCATTGTATTATAGTGTTCTGTCAACTTTCAAATGATGGGAAACCCCAGTTCGTAGTAGTGCGATTTATCGCACGTCAGAAACGGGCAATGAATTGCCCTACTACGAACGACCTATCAGTTTAGACTGGACAGACTAATAGGTTGTTGGTTAATAGTTATTGGTTGTTAGTTAAGAGGGTTAATCAACAATATGGATGCCTTATGGCATTCACGGGGTAACAATTCAAGCCGCTTGGAAGAACCTGGCGGCTATTTATGGAGATTGTAAATGCCCTGCTAAATTCGGAAAATTTCGCCTAATTTCCCGCCAAGGACGCGTCCGGCACCCAACAGACAGGCGATTAAAATTAACATACCTACTACGCCAAGCGCGCTTGCTGTATAGGGTCCGTGATCGGGACGTTGAGAGAGTGCCCAAATCGCTTTTGTAATCGGATAGTGTTGATCTTTCATCGCCAAGATTAAGCTATCACTCACTTCGAGCATGGAGAACGAGAACACAAGAATCGCGCCCGCGAGGATGTTCGCGATAACAAGGGGTAAGGTAATTTTATACAACGTCCGGATCGGGGTCGCTCCCATGTTTTGTGACGCTTCTTCGTACGTCACACTCGTCTGTTGGAGTCCAGCGTAGATGGAGCGCAGCATATACGGCAATCTCCGCACCGCATAACTGATGATTAAAAGGAAGGTCGGGTTCTGTCTCGGATCAATCACAGAGATGAGTCCGTCTGGTAAATGTCGGAGGAGAAGGGTTGTGTCTGAGAAACTGCCAAGGTAGCCAAACGCAATTGCAACGCCCGGTAGTGCCAATGGTAGCATCGCAACAGCATCCAACAAATTTTGGAACGGGAGACGTTTGCGGGTCAACAGATACGACACCACAATCCCTACGAGAAGTGCCAACAGCGTACTAAAAATGCTGTATTTCAGGCTGTTAAGAATACTTGGTAATGTGTCTGAGTGTGTGAAGGTCTCTACATAGTGTGCCAACGTCCACGATTTGGGTAGCACGCTCAACCGCCATTGGCTCACATCGGGTGTTAGGGAGACAAGGATAACACTGATATGGGGTAACAACGCCATGAGTGTCAATCCACCGATAAAGAGATAGATGACCGTACGCACGATCCAGTTCGCATCGGTTTCACGAGAAGTCACGTGTCCCCTCCCCAGCATTTCATAATGTTTGCTTCCTGTCCACCGCTTGGAAACATAAAAGGCGAGTGCCGTTAGGACGATAATTAAAACCACAAGGGCGTACCCCATCGGGTTAGCATTCGCTTCAGTCACTTGCCGGAAAATTCTGACAGCAACGACTTCATTATAGTCAAAGATTAAGGGGGTGCCGAGATCCGTGAATGCCCAGATGAAGACGAGAATCGCACCTGCGAAGTAGCCGGGCATCATTAGGGGGAGTGTTATCTGACGGAAGACTTGGAAGCGCGATGCCCCCATATTTTCCGCGGCTTCCTCCAGGCTTGGATCCACGTTTGCGAGTGCTGCGACGATGTTAAGATACATGATCGGATAGAGGTGTAGTGTTGACAACATTACCACACCCCAGAAGCCGCCCCTGAACCAGTCGATAGTTTGGGTTATATCAATCAGGTTCAGTTTCACGAGGAGCATATTGACGCTCCCGTATAAGCCGAAGAACTGTTGCATTCCGATCGCACCCACGAAAGGCGGCATAATCATTGGAATCAGGATGACGGCACGTAAGGTATCACGCCCAGGGTATCGAAACCGCGTCAAAAAATACGCCAGTGGCAGACTCACAACACTTGTTATCAGTGTAACCATTACACCGATTTTGAAACTATTGATAACCAATTCTCGAATATTCGGATCGGTTACCATCAATTTGAAGTATGTGAGGTTGAATTTGTTTTCAATCCAGAACGCTTCTTTAAAAACATAGAGGAGGGGGTATATGAGGAAGACGACAAAAAACAGCGTTGTTAATCCCAAGGCGAGTGTAATTGAGGGTGTTAAGTCGTATTGTCGTCTGAGCCTGTCGATGAAAGACAGCTTGTTTTGCGGGTTCTGTTCTGCCTCTTGGCGATTCAGCATCTTTTTCTCCAACCTTTGTACCATAAAGTGTTAGTTTGTGGCATTCGGGTATAACCTATAAGCGACTTCAACCTTTAAATCCAACTCACGTTTAATTATACCCTATACACCGCTGAATTGTATACATTTTTTCTCAAACAACCTCGATCCTTAATTGGTAGTGGGATTTCTAACCGCACCGGTTCTCTATAACCGACAATTGGAAATCAATTCCTTTTGACCTCTAAACGCAATTCATGCTATACTTTAACGTGAGTTTGATAAAAATGGGTGTCGGGTTTCGCTATCGCTATTGCGGCAGAAAATGCCTTGAAAACCAGCATATTTGTGTAAAGT
This genomic window contains:
- a CDS encoding DUF4212 domain-containing protein; the encoded protein is MDTSAKNKAYWRKNLQYLAILLSIWFITSYLCSIVFVEQLDKIRFGGYRLGFYFAQQASIWIFVELIFVYAWLMNRLEKKYRTETEETEQS
- a CDS encoding SIS domain-containing protein, with product MDILDTIRDALLEAQEVLNRFIQNPENIATIAKTAEMMQDVFERQGKIFTCGNGGSLCDAMHFAEECTGKFRDNRRPLPAIALSDAGHITCTANDFGFTEVFARPLSALGHPGDLLIVLSTSGNSANVIRAAETAKQRGIQVFGLLGRDGGELKHHCDIYLIAPGNTADRIQEIHIKVLHILIEHVERLMFPENY
- a CDS encoding iron ABC transporter permease, producing the protein MLNRQEAEQNPQNKLSFIDRLRRQYDLTPSITLALGLTTLFFVVFLIYPLLYVFKEAFWIENKFNLTYFKLMVTDPNIRELVINSFKIGVMVTLITSVVSLPLAYFLTRFRYPGRDTLRAVILIPMIMPPFVGAIGMQQFFGLYGSVNMLLVKLNLIDITQTIDWFRGGFWGVVMLSTLHLYPIMYLNIVAALANVDPSLEEAAENMGASRFQVFRQITLPLMMPGYFAGAILVFIWAFTDLGTPLIFDYNEVVAVRIFRQVTEANANPMGYALVVLIIVLTALAFYVSKRWTGSKHYEMLGRGHVTSRETDANWIVRTVIYLFIGGLTLMALLPHISVILVSLTPDVSQWRLSVLPKSWTLAHYVETFTHSDTLPSILNSLKYSIFSTLLALLVGIVVSYLLTRKRLPFQNLLDAVAMLPLALPGVAIAFGYLGSFSDTTLLLRHLPDGLISVIDPRQNPTFLLIISYAVRRLPYMLRSIYAGLQQTSVTYEEASQNMGATPIRTLYKITLPLVIANILAGAILVFSFSMLEVSDSLILAMKDQHYPITKAIWALSQRPDHGPYTASALGVVGMLILIACLLGAGRVLGGKLGEIFRI